The following are from one region of the Nicotiana tomentosiformis chromosome 7, ASM39032v3, whole genome shotgun sequence genome:
- the LOC104088204 gene encoding rop guanine nucleotide exchange factor 7-like: MEKEVSLQFQPQLKHFIPINTCTKSKNHTPGPLSVFKFQVCKSFKNLYQKAKVSKGFGSKRFEFDEVVVVTNNSVYCASPGFLVDDKMEVLADKKDGTEGNFDGFEVNDSKVESFVYEEEGGESSLSSEFLISEGTVNDEHSSSEDSCSPPSIVWHIKKNEVQHCGNSGESEEVEKPQVDNRKLAKQGSCLSEVEMMKERFSKLLLGEDMSGCGNGVCTALVISNAITNLCATLFGQIWRLEPLPTEKRLMLRREMEWLLCVSNYIVELTPSWQTFPDGTKLEVMTSRPRLDLYVNLPALRKLDNMLLEILDSFRNNEFWYVDQGILGEDADGSSSFRNPLPRQEEKWWLPVPRVPIDGLSENAKKQLQHKRDCTNQILKAAMAINSNTLAEMEVPESYLENLPKNGKASLGDLIHRYITSDQFSPECLLDCLDLSSEHQALEIANRVEASVYVWRRRTHPKSSNIMLRSNSKSSWDMVKDLVSDVDKRELLADRAESLLLCLKQRFPGLPQTTLDMSKIQYNKDVGKSILESYSRVLECLAFNIVARIDDLIYVDDLTKHSDQFIPISKVSIIAHKSIGTPLSRHVSGSQIKAPFSTPIFSPSQHISPAKGDRSQFSQFGFGVKKMLTDYWSVSDSKGKDYSYSNELKRSDSFSSTAQEVSATASVGSSECSREIVSPLTHDSPGEQ, encoded by the exons ATGGAAAAAGAGGTTTCTCTGCAATTTCAGCCACAGCTCAAGCATTTTATTCCTATAAACACTTGTACAAAATCCAAGAATCATACCCCTGGCCCTTTATCAGTATTCAAATTTCAAGTTTGTAAATCTTTCAAGAATCTGTATCAAAAAGCAAAAGTGTCAAAAGGTTTTGGCAGTAAAAGGTTTGAATTTGATGAGGTTGTAGTAGTGACAAACAACTCAGTTTATTGCGCTTCTCCTGGTTTTCTTGTTGATGATAAAATGGAGGTTTTGGCTGACAAGAAAGATGGAACAGAagggaattttgatggttttgaggTGAATGACAGTAAAGTTGAGTCTTTTGTGTATGAAGAGGAAGGAGGAGAGAGCAGTTTAAGTTCTGAATTTTTGATTTCTGAGGGAACTGTGAATGATGAACATAGTAGCTCTGAAGATTCTTGTTCACCACCTTCAATTGTTTGGCATATTAAGAAGAATGAGGTGCAGCATTGTGGCAATTCTGGTGAGTCTGAAGAAGTAGAGAAACCACAAGTGGATAATAGGAAGTTAGCAAAACAAGGGTCTTGTTTATCAG AGGTTGAGATGATGAAGGAAAGATTTTCAAAGCTGCTGTTGGGTGAAGACATGTCTGGTTGTGGAAATGGGGTTTGCACGGCACTTGTAATTTCAAATGCTATAACTAATCTATGTG CTACACTTTTTGGGCAAATTTGGAGATTAGAACCTTTACCTACAGAGAAGAGGTTAATGTTGAGAAGAGAAATGGAATGGCTTCTTTGTGTTAGTAATTACATTGTAGAATTGACACCCTCTTGGCAGACATTTCCAGATGGCACTAAGCTTGAG GTTATGACTTCTAGGCCGCGGTTGGACCTTTATGTCAACCTTCCAGCACTCCGAAAACTAGACAATATGTTGCTT GAGATTTTAGACAGTTTCAGAAACAATGAATTCTGGTATGTTGACCAGGGGATCTTAGGGGAAGATGCTGATGGATCGTCCTCTTTTCGAAATCCTCTCCCTCGTCAAGAGGAGAAATGGTGGCTTCCTGTTCCTAGAGTCCCCATCGATGGTCTCAGCGAAAATGCAAAAAAGCAGTTGCAGCACAAACGCGACTGCACAAACCAAATCTTGAAAGCTGCAATGGCTATTAACAGCAACACCTTAGCTGAAATGGAGGTTCCTGAATCATATCTTGAAAATCTTCCTAAG AATGGAAAAGCTAGCTTAGGTGATCTTATTCACCGATATATCACCTCAGATCAGTTTTCACCTGAATGTTTGCTTGACTGCCTTGATTTATCTTCTGAGCATCAAGCATTAGAAATAGCAAACAGAGTGGAGGCCTCAGTTTACGTGTGGCGCAGAAGAACTCACCCAAAATCCTCAAATATTATGCTCCGATCCAATTCAAAGTCCTCGTGGGATATGGTTAAAGATTTAGTGAGTGATGTTGATAAGAGGGAGCTGCTTGCCGATAGAGCTGAAAGCCTATTGCTTTGCTTAAAACAACGGTTTCCTGGTCTTCCTCAGACCACCTTAGACATGAGCAAGATCCAATATAACAAG GATGTTGGCAAATCAATATTGGAGAGCTACTCAAGAGTTCTTGAGTGCCTGGCATTCAATATTGTGGCTCGTATCGATGACCTTATTTACGTGGATGATTTGACTAAGCACTCTGATCAATTTATTCCAATCTCCAAAGTAAGCATCATTGCGCATAAAAGCATTGGAACTCCACTCTCGCGACATGTCTCGGGTAGTCAGATTAAAGCTCCTTTCTCCACACCAATCTTCTCGCCTTCTCAACATATTAGTCCAGCAAAGGGAGATAGATCACAGTTTTCTCAGTTTGGTTTTGGTGTGAAAAAGATGTTGACTGATTATTGGAGTGTTAGTGATTCTAAAGGGAAGGACTACAGCTACAGCAATGAACTTAAGAGATCAGATTCATTTTCGAGCACAGCTCAAGAAGTTTCAGCGACAGCATCAGTAGGCTCCTCTGAATGTTCAAGAGAAATTGTCAGCCCATTGACACATGACTCACCTGGAGAACAGTAA
- the LOC104088205 gene encoding uncharacterized protein: MEGTKPTSSSFTSDLFGSKESSASSTSGIFGSIFPPPSKGPGSVHSETVQPKQDPVIQERNTKGGYSGSTTPSNEAASQTAQNKQTNSFYQNEKVQPCHLSSSIYYGGQDVYSFPQNNQNSNYTTFNKDNGEDDSSSASRGNWWQGSLYY, from the exons ATGGAAGGAACAAAGCCAACGAGTTCTTCATTTACTTCTGATCTTTTTGGTTCTAAGGAGTCTTCTGCTTCTTCAACTTCTGGGATTTTTGGCTCTATTTTCCCACCTCCTTCTAAG GGTCCTGGATCGGTACATTCGGAGACGGTTCAACCGAAGCAAGATCCTGTGATTCAGGAACGAAATACTAAAGGTGGATATTCAG GAAGTACTACTCCTAGCAATGAAGCTGCTAGCCAAACCGCACAAAATAAGCAGACAAATTCATTTTATCAGAATGAAAAAGTACAGCCATGCCATCTTAGCTCATCAATATACTATGGCGGGCAAGATGTCTATTCATTTCCTCAAAATAACCAGAATTCTAACTACACAACT TTCAACAAAGATAATGGTGAAGATGATTCTAGCAGCGCGTCTAGAGGAAACTGGTGGCAAG GGTCTTTATATTATTGA